The DNA sequence TTATTTATCAACTACTATAACCTATAGATAAATGactattaatatgcagattGAACAAAGACATAAAGCCAAATATATAGTTATGTGAAATTTTTTGAggagaaaaattaattaacataaaggaaaaggaaaatagaatatcttaattaattaatatgtacATTGTAGTGTACAAAAACAAGAGAAATTAACAAGATCatgatcagggacaacatacgTACAgtactattaattgcagaagagTCTCGGTTGGACTAggaaggaaaattctttttatcatcctcacactttaCACATCacacttcttttaatttttttttatttttttataataaatatgtagtgtgtaaatgataaatagaataatttaattagtttaataagaataaaatgaaataaaaaataaaaaaaataaaaaatattattttaatatataaagtgtgtggtgtgggatgatatGTAACATTTCTCGACTATGAATATTATTAATAGGGCACTTCTAGAGCAACGCTAggctaaattaaataaaaatttttgtttttttttcacattattttttaatacttttaaatatttaaaaaaataaaacattaataataatattaaataacattttcttaatcactaaaaaaagaaaaaaaaaaaagagaagcgATAGCTCCCAGCGGAATCCCTAactttattcttattaatactcCCTACACGCCATGCATAAAGATGATGATGTGATAATTGATACGAAAGGAGTACTTATTATAAGTTTAGAGAggttaaagaaataattaatctttaatttcagcatcatattatatatatatatatatattaatgatcattataaatttaagcACAGTAATTAGCTAATTACGTTGGAGATTTTAGGGTACTTTCTCATGAGTTTGATCTAATTTTAAGTCATTAACCATATTATGTTTTGGAAACGATCGAACCTTTCTGGAATCTTTTGAGTCAACACTCAAGCGCTGATTCATGAGattgagatttttttctttcaaaaaagaaaacgtacttatatatatatatatatatatatatttatcaaattcGGTAGATTTCGTAGTTATACATACATATTGTACGTATGTGTACACAACACAAAGACTGACATTACAAgaaaaactaatatttaattattatatatatgtgatattgaagaataaatttattttaataaaaaataattatttttataataaataactgatGATAAATAAacgtttttctttcttaatatacCGTGAGCGTGAGCAATTTGCCATCGTGGAGTAGTGAGACTGGCTATGAGTCTTTAATGCATGTGAGCGGTGTACGTACGTACGATCCCAAACTCAAAGCCTAATTTCGACCATTAGAAACAAGAGGAAATAGCTAATTGAGTCCTGCAACAATGATCCGATACGTAGAAGTGGGATCTCATATTTTCGAATTGGTTAAAATTTTTGGGGATCACAAAGCTCACTCATTTTTGGGTCATGCAATTGCAGCATGCATCCGATCCATCCACTCGGTGAAAGAAACCTTTGTCTTTGCCGATTCTTTGCGACTTTAAGGAGCCCTTTCACATGATGGCCGTTTTCTTCATATATAGTCTTGATGCAATCTGGTATGTGTCTTTTACTTGTCAAGTGTTCGGAAGATAACATAAAAGATCACCAAGGAAGAGATATATACTGAGTAACTTTTAATTCCTGGAAAAAGATCATGCACGAGTATACTTTGTACGTAGTGCCTGATGATCAGGTAGTATCAGAAAGCAAATGTAGAATGAAGAATATTTTCCAAATAGATTATACATGAAATTATTCATGACACAGTATCCAGCTccaatattaatatgattgatgaATTTATGAAGCAAATAAATGATCATGATAAACCTGAAAAACTAGTACTTGGTCTCATTCACTCTTGGTGTCCTCCCGTTAAAAGAGAGATACAATGATCAGGGAatgagttgagtttttttttttttttaatctagacTACAGGGTGGAAGCTGGAGTTGATCCAGAGGTTGGAACACTCTTCTTCGGCCTCTTCCTTACTTTTTCCACTCGCAGACAGTAATGATCCAAATGCCGAGCTGGAAGCCTGCATGAGGTCTAATGTCACATGCGTGTCACTTTCATGGAACCGGTTGCAACTATGTGGCTCGGGAAACATCTGGAGCTGCTGGCCGCCGGGTATGAGGGAATATGACGGCCTTGGTAATTGGGTCTCGCCAGCCAGGTCCTCCATTCCATGGCTTTGTGTGTACCAGTCTCGATCCAAAATGAGCTGCCCAGCTAGGATGCCTGCACGGTGCTCTGCTATTAGTTCGTGGAGTGCAGCACTGGATCTTGAGGAGAGATCGGCCGGAGAGACCGAAGAATTAGTCTTAGATGAcagaagagagagagcacgTCCTGTCGGTGATGACAAAAGAACAAATTTGCAACATTGTTCAGTTTTCTGATTCTCATCTAATTTGCATGCAGTAACGTGATCTGTTTGCCTAGTTGACTTGTTGTAAATAAGATCTATATGTTTCTGGATGAAGAAGTGCTCATGGAAGAGACTAATTAAGTAGTACTACTActtctaattataattaaagttgCGTCATTTTTCATGGCTTGTCTCAAACACATTACCCCGATCGAAATTCTTTCTGCAAGTTCTTTCAAATCATGAgcgctataaatatatatatatatatatacacaccaaAATCATTTCACTTTACGAGTGCTATAATCATTCGATCCACATGATGCAGTTCTAACACTTTTGACATGGTCAATGGATTTTTTGGCGTAATTGTATTTTCTATATACTTTGTGTTCGTACGTATGATCATCATTTGATAAAACAAACTAAcgcttcaattcttcaaaattattTGGGCATGAATTAAGTGATCAGGCACAaattaatgctatatatatataatttgaagcTTGAAACGATGCATATAATCTATAAACAAGGCTGGAATCCTGGTATAATTCCCTTGGGATGGAATACatgaattaataaataattagctagatatatacatataacgTGTTGTCTAGCTTGTCTTGAGTCTCCATATGATCGATCCCCGTTTACATCGTCTTGTAATCTTAAAAAGGAAGCACATATTTTGTATCTACCTAGATTCTAGAATGCTAGCTGACCTCTCCTCCTCAACCCCAAGTTTTCTGCCTAATGAATTTACCAAGTGCACGTATGTgcataaaaatatagaaaaattctaaatataagcTCACACATCACACTggccacattttttttttttatcaaatgtttaGTATATCGATAATGagaagaagaattcaattaatttgaaaataataaaccgaaattttttctttttaataaaagtgtGGTATGTGGgcttatgtgtagcaaaactctaaagtatatatatagtattagctAGCTAGCACGGAGCAAAGATCAATCCATCatgtaattagataaaaataataacctACCTGCTTTGGGTTTATGATGCACATAAGATCAAGATCAGGatagaaagaaattaaaaactcaCACTACTTTAGGGGGTGTACTCCATGTAATTAATTTTACCACTTCAATGAAATTTATCCAAACCATCTAATATCTCCAAATTAATAGTATCCTTTCCTCCCCTTTTTTAGGGATAATTATTGTTAGAATAAGTAATTTGAGCTATATGTTGGACATGATTAGCCGTGCattttctacttatcatcctcaTGACACACCATGCACtacatctattttaatttttttcaattttatttaataaatatgtggtatatggatgataaatagaacaattcaattaatttaaaaaaaaaataatattaaaatatataaactgtaTAGTGTGAGATAATGAATAACATCCCTCTTCAATATATAATAGCTTAATATacatacacaaacacacacacacaatggaAAGGAAATGGAAGGACGTGATCTTTCTACATAGTCCGTCAGTTGGTCAGATGAAGAACAGTTCAACAGTGCATGTAAATAAATGGATTAAGAACTACAGATACAAAGGGATTgtacaaaagtaaactcacaaattgacgTGTATTCTTATGATAAAAGTAACTCATGATGTACTATATCAAATCACTTcattttgtgagtttacttgtatataatttcggctataatatttttcaagaacTAATATTTGTTTGAAGACATGGAAGGAAGCATTAAAATAAAGATCAAAGCATGTAAAAGTAGCTGTATGATCATCTTATTATACTCCAATTAATATCCTATAATCTTGTTATTACAATCCACAAGCAGtactaattaaagaactaattACAAGGACTTGACAATAATCACGTGAAAGAAACAAGCTGTCCAATCTGTGGCATGCAGTATCACCTAATCAAGCCCTATGAATactatcatgtatatatatattgtgcttCAGGATTTATAATAAATCATGGTCCTCGACTCCTTAATTGTATGCATACATAATTTCCATGGTGATCATCCAATTCAAGCTTtcacctctttttttttcccaatcaaGCTTTCAATTCAAGCTTTCACTTAGCGGGCTGGTCctcatataattaatatttatgcgTATATATGCACGAAAATCAGTTGTACCATCTGTATATACCATGGAGATCATATGCATATACTGGGCTTGAAAGTCAGCATATTTGAATTACTTACTGCGGTAGTACTATTAGTCTAAACATTAATAGATTTGCAAGACTTATGATAGATTTCAAAAGGAATATTCGATCATGcaagagctagctagctagctagctagcgttTAGAAACTATTTTTATAACCAGACAAATTGATGGATGAAGTTTGTgcctccatcatcatcatcatcaatgagTGTTTCAGGAAATATCAGAAGCCGGAACTAGCATTGATGCATGCTTTTACCTGGGGAGTCTGGCGAAGATTTGCCCTAGacaatccatatatatatatatataaactgtgtCAGGTACTACGTCATGTTACTCAAAATAGCATCCTGATCTAGGAGACGAATTAATAACAGTACTTCATGAGTAGCGTTTAGATATACATGAATCATGATGCGGTTACGTAGTAATGAATATATGATATTAAAAAGAAACATTGATGCCAATACCATAAAAAGaaactaattaatttataaaataaaataaaaatggctgAAACAAGtggtttatttgtttgtttacctTGAGCAGAGTTCCTGTTAGCGGAATCATGAGCGCTCTTCCTTCTTCGCTCGTTGTGCCCTGCTAATCTCCTCCTGCAGCTCCTCTTCGATTCGTCAAATTCTGACACTGGATGAAACCTGCGCTCGTTTTCACCGATTCACACCCATCAGCCCCAGTAATCTATACATGTTCTTTTCCTACCGATCTGCAAATATGGTATATATTTTCTGCTCCAATAAgggttcttcttttttttgttttttttgtttttttttggtttgggggggggggggggggatgtttAGGTTTACAGAAATCCGAAAAGGATTAACATGGAACACCGTGGGAAGGAGGAGAGGATCGTGTTACCTGCTACACTGCTGACAGAATCGCTGTTCTAACCCTAGAACGACAACCATGGGTGCCTTTGAGTGTATGTCACAGACCTTGTGCCTCCGGTGGTAATCCTTGGCGTTCAGAAGGACCATGTGGCAACCCTCCACCTGGCATCTCGGCACCGTCGGCGGCAACAATGGGGAGGATGAGGGCCCTCCAACAATACCAACATATCCGGCACCGTAATAGGGTTTGCCTCTCTTGCCGGCCACAGATGATGATAACCCAGCCATGTCGCGATTAGCCAAAAGGGTAGTATCCTCGAAGTACTGCCTCTTTCCCAGCTTCAAGCACATGAGCTGTGGGTCCGGCTGGCAGTGGGATCCAGCTCCGGAGTACAGAGACAGCTGCTCATGTTGATGCTGCTGGCTGTGGTGGTAATATTGCAATTGGTGGTGGTGAGGGAACTGAAGCGCGTGGTAGGCAGTCACAGCCTCACGCGTGGTGCTGAAACTCTCCGCCGGGAGGGTGGTGGCATCGGAGGTAGCTCTGGTGGGGGTGTACAACGAACTGGTGCAACTACTCCAATCCAACCTTGAAGTACTAAGCTCCCAGATATCCCAGCCAATATTTGCATTATTACCATTTTGCCCCCTCTCAACGTTGCTGATCTGACCAACCATGTTCTCGCCAATCTCCATTTCCCTCTGCCCCTCTGTCTGTGTATAAGAGCGTTATGTTATGGTCGATAGCTTCGTACCGGTGGGTCTGGACCTCTGGTCGTACCTTTCCTTTTATATTTATAGACAGAACAAAAAGAGATGGAGGGGGAGAAGAGGATTttggaggggaaaaaaaaaaaagagagagagaaaaaaggcaGAGATCAGTGAAGGTGGATCTGGTTTCTTTGTTCCACTGCAATGGCATGATAAAAATCCATGGGAGAAAAggtgcagagagagagagggagagagaggggggttGGGGCGGAGGAGACAGAAGCAGCGGCACGTGATAAGCAGTGGGTGGATAaggtaaattattaattatcacCTTTAGGAGTCGGAGTCGGACCTACGATGCTGTCCAAGCTAGTAGCTTAACAATAAGCCATAGccgagagagagaaaaaggtaAAGAGAGGGCTTACTGATAAGACTCGAGAGAGCGAGAGCCAGAGCCAGTGCACAGTttagagcgagagagagagagagaggtccgTGTAtgtttgaaacttgaaagtttCCACACTCACTTTTACATTGGCCGTCACTCCCATCGATTATTGCTCAGTTctcctttcaattctttttttttttttaattattatgcattttttgaacatataaaaattacataatcttTTGATAAAGAGAGAcatattagttttttaatttatattttcaaatatatatttttataattaaaatatttttcttaatttaaattatgacCCAAACTCTACGgaatatttataactttttactATCAGTCCCCAGCTCGTACGACTGAACATTAAACTTTTGACTGAGTACTTCTTTAGTTTTAACATTAAATGCGAGTACTGGTAGGTATACCTTACGCACTTTCTTGAATTATGAGTTTGGTATTATTCCCAAAACTATATGCAAAATACACgtggaacttttttttttttttatgaatagaatATTGTGGAAATTTGGAATCCTTTTTATGATTTGATTTGCCAATGTTTGCTCAAtatctcactcttttttttcaCCTCtacaaatacatatatatatatatatatatattaggtcagagtaacatttttttaattaagtgaaataagatttttaataaaaatatatatataatattttacaaaaaaatttaattaatgtataatttaatgcaaaaaaagagtaaattttaaaaaatatctttatataataataagttaataaaatataatatatttcaatatGTATAATCTAGCCAGATATCATAATGGTTAATTTATACTTGtacttaaattatattttagtttaaaattaaaaatataacattatatatatacatgtaggtACTACATACGTTcggattatttttttcctctcgcCTTCTTTCTCtggtctgttttttttttctttttacaaatatatatatatatagaaaaataaaaatatcagctAACACATCTTGATCATACGATCTTTGTGcttataaattaattcctaTGCTTTGTATGCATGTCtttaaattaacaattaatACTTGTGGTATTAGAAGATCAAGGGGCAAAAACGTAAAactaaaaatagagtttttttattgatttaaaagtaaaagtaaCTTAGAGGCAAAAACGTAACTAcacaataaaaacaagaaaattactatttatacTGTTCATATGGTATAGacatttattataatagaataaatatacatatatatttatatatatgcttaattaATCATAACATCAAACTTATCAGAAAAgatttatacaaaaatatacTATTATTCAATAACCCATTTCACAATCTATCAATATGCATGAtagttttatttcataaaagttattaagtttttttaatttaattttaactttattatttagttaaaattttgaattttgctgTACCTTTTAACATACactaaattgtaaaatagttgtagaaaatattgtgtatatattattaattttctttttctttttaggtcGAACACATTGAGTATGATCTAATTATTGTcgtacaataaaataaacaaaaatcatatttgCAGTATTAAATTGTGTAAATTTtgcatatttgttttaaatatttagaacccacgtataaaaatattactgtaaaagaaataatcaagttttgagaaatatttttcaaaattaaaaaaatggtagAAATTTTGACACTTAACCTACCTATTTCTGTACTTTTTTTGGGAGAGAAGTTTAATATTGTGAGTTGGAAATAGTGGGGGAAAGAATGAGTAATACAATCAAGTTACCAAATTTCAAAGTAATGGGATCGGATGGAATAAGTGTCGTTTAGACCCCCACCTAACTACCACGAGATATTTCTCATTTCTATATTTTGGAATACTGTTCAATTAATCTCAAGCtcagaaatattaaaaataattatgataattatttaattaagattaaacacacaaaaaaaaatctatgtatTAGAAGATTAAGGggcaaaaaattttaattagcaaTTAATACTTGTTGTATTAGAAGATTAAGgggtaaaaatgtaaaaataaaagtaaatttttttattagtttaaaagtaaaaataactcataaaaatgtaattatacaatagaaataaaaaaaaaatattatttattactgttcatttgagatagaaacttattataatagatagaTATGAAGAGAATACTGTAAGGggtcttaaaaaaatattgaatattgTATATCATCTTTCATTGAATTTATGATCAATTAAAGTATACATGCACAACACAGGCTGTAAAGTGCATGATGCAGTCTGAAATGAGCGTAAGCCACATACTTGACTGCACTGATGAGAGATCTACTTCCAAACACAGATTGACTGCATTGGCCTGCTGATTGTGACCACTCTTTGCGTTCTTTTTTGAAGGTTGAACATAAGTAgctaaaacaaagagaaaagaacGCAGGGATGCTGTACTTTGAGGGCATAATGCTTCTTAGAATTTAAGTTTGGAAAACACTATGGCCACCgctggtggctcccgctggggGCCACCGCTGgcccaaaaattttttttttttaattttttctttttcttaatgattaagaaattttttttaatattattataatttttttatatttttttaaaatatttaaaactattaaaaaataatttgaaaaaaaaaatgaaaaaaacaaaaaaaattttttgccTAACGGTGGctcccagcgggagccaccaaCGGTGACTGTAGCAACGTCCTTTAAgttttgcataattttttttttttgtaaaaatatggaTCTCATCAAGAAAAATGAGTTATAATTCACACTTTTctaatgtaaaatttatttttttataaaagacttgGAATagatttatacatttagaatttgtatatatcatttttggTGCTGCCATGGATTTGTGATGGAAACTTAACTAAAGGTAAATCAATCCCATTGAACATAAAAGGAGTAGAAATGTTTTAGTAATtaagtgattttataaaatatagatttataaactgatTTGATTTggtatgatatattaaattgtgaaattatttttattataaagtaaattttacaaattatatgaaatcattttattttataaatttatttttataatatcctTTTGTGAATATAATACTGTTCTTacataaaatgaatcaaaatatttatagaaataaaaGCCCCTATACTTTTTGGGATAATTACAAGATAAATtaagttataataatatttttgggattaattaattaaatttgtaaaaaaaaaaataccagaaaaggaaaggaagggGAAAGCAAAGGGAACCAGCAACTTTGGAAGAGCAACTTTAACTTTTGAACTGTTTTTTCTGCCATAGAAAAGTGTGATTAATTCAAGTAATTGCAATAAGTGGTATGTGCTTATTTTAGACACATCCTTCGTGTTTCCAAAACCAGAACACCTTTGGTTTGTCATAACTCTGCACGGCATAAATGACACTGATCAGCTGGGAATCCAAAGTTGTGGGACCCAATCCATGGTGTTGATAATTAGTATCCACGTGTACGGTCATTATTGTCCACCTCGGTCTTGGGTATGGTATCATTGTGTTACACAGATGCCCAGGAAGCTGGTAACATTGTGGTACACAGCAGCATTTCccgttaaataataattttgcagAAGATTTTAGCATTTTTCCTTACAAACAAACGTGCTCCCGAAaaggagggagaaagagaggcagagagagagagagagagagaggaagcaaATCTCACATAGGACTCGTGTACTGGGTGTTTGACACGTGTACATCAACAAAACTTGGATTCCAAATTCCCTAGAGCCCGTACTCCAAACTGAGTTGGGTAGCTGTAACACGAGAAGAATGAGAATGCATTGTTTCTTTTAATGAAACACAATAAAGATTGCAGGAGATGAAGCAGAATAGGAAAGAGTAGGGGACCATGCATTCCATGCACTCTTTGCTGCtttctatatttaattataattttaggagttattctattattaaatggTTGTTTGcatgatgaaataagataaaaataattaaagataaagattaaaagttgaataaaatattactttttaatattattattattttaaaatttgaaaaataaattatttattaaatttaacataaaattttgaaaaaattataataataagataaaatgagatgagttaaaagtGTATTTTAATCCAAATGATATTTTAAGTCAATACGTAATGCACACCATTCacataatttaaatgataatattttatttataaaatttaaattttaaaatttttcttttaaataaaattatgccaCGTAAGCACTTTATCACATAtgatatatttaactaacttataaatagaattttactAATATTAGAGGGACCATTTTATCCATGCGGTAGTAGATATATATTTAGGAATTTAGTTCTCTAACACTTAAATTAATGTGGGTAACGATGGGTATCATTAGCCATGAAGTACTCATGTTGTTATGGAAATCATGTGTCTTttacaaataaacaacaaaaagaaatggCACCCTCCTCACTGGACAagctcccttttttttttttttttcttctcctgaATTCATGATTAGTGAATCTGGGTATAGATCTATCTGAATCTACGGACCTGAAACTGTACATATATGGGGTCCATCTTCCGCGACCTCTCCtttgtttttgtcttttataATGGGCATCCGACCTCTCCTTTCTAACAGCCCAAAAACGAAATACCTCAATAATTCTACATCTTGGGATCTTTCACATGGAAAGAGACCAATtgagtaatgatatatacacaatatatttcataacacattttttaaaatgaaagcatttttataaaatattgctACTTTCGTAAGGTAATTTACAGAATTATCCcctattttaaaacataattgagtaaaatgtatgaaaagtgacgtgtgtttatcatttttcaaaaagattttagAGGTGAATCTTGGTCAAATGGACGGAATTCATTCCGGGATCCAGATGTTGTGATGTTGTGATAGATCATTGGATTAGATTGTGCATGGAAAATTGGCAATCCTGAAGTTCATCAGTATGTACAAGCAATCTAAAGGGACAACAATTTTTTGAtcgtttaattatattttgagtGAAGATGGACCAAAATCTATCTTTTTTAAGGTTTTGGTTCTAGGAAAACTGAGCTAAGTTGTTGATTTCCCCCACTTTCATGAGTTTACAatagaataatgttagatataatcatAAATTATGCAAACGTTgtacattcttttttaaaaatagtaagatccactatttaaaaataaattattttatatagatttcatatttatttatttatttaaaaataaatatgcaacacttatatatcttataactgtaaatatcattctTCCTACCGACATTGATAGAGATACTCTGACTGCACCTTCACAAATCAGCCGGATTTGTTTGGACCCAGCAATACTAGTCCCTTGGGCGGAGCCCGTTCATACTTCATCTCAAAAAACCTGGGCCTCTTGAATAATGTCAGCCACACTCTCCCAACAAACTAGGATTTGCAGAAGATTGATACGGCCATCGTAGGTGGTCGCgtcaaaaattttcaatttcaagttgCATGCAACAAGATATTATTACATAGGTGATACGGCTATTTTTTGGGTGTGA is a window from the Carya illinoinensis cultivar Pawnee chromosome 14, C.illinoinensisPawnee_v1, whole genome shotgun sequence genome containing:
- the LOC122293982 gene encoding squamosa promoter-binding-like protein 7 isoform X2, with protein sequence MEIGENMVGQISNVERGQNGNNANIGWDIWELSTSRLDWSSCTSSLYTPTRATSDATTLPAESFSTTREAVTAYHALQFPHHHQLQYYHHSQQHQHEQLSLYSGAGSHCQPDPQLMCLKLGKRQYFEDTTLLANRDMAGLSSSVAGKRGKPYYGAGYVGIVGGPSSSPLLPPTVPRCQVEGCHMVLLNAKDYHRRHKVCDIHSKAPMVVVLGLEQRFCQQCSRFHPVSEFDESKRSCRRRLAGHNERRRKSAHDSANRNSAQGILAGQLILDRDWYTQSHGMEDLAGETQLPRPSYSLIPGGQQLQMFPEPHSCNRFHESDTHVTLDLMQASSSAFGSLLSASGKSKEEAEEECSNLWINSSFHPVV
- the LOC122293982 gene encoding squamosa promoter-binding-like protein 7 isoform X1; its protein translation is MEIGENMVGQISNVERGQNGNNANIGWDIWELSTSRLDWSSCTSSLYTPTRATSDATTLPAESFSTTREAVTAYHALQFPHHHQLQYYHHSQQHQHEQLSLYSGAGSHCQPDPQLMCLKLGKRQYFEDTTLLANRDMAGLSSSVAGKRGKPYYGAGYVGIVGGPSSSPLLPPTVPRCQVEGCHMVLLNAKDYHRRHKVCDIHSKAPMVVVLGLEQRFCQQCSRFHPVSEFDESKRSCRRRLAGHNERRRKSAHDSANRNSAQGRALSLLSSKTNSSVSPADLSSRSSAALHELIAEHRAGILAGQLILDRDWYTQSHGMEDLAGETQLPRPSYSLIPGGQQLQMFPEPHSCNRFHESDTHVTLDLMQASSSAFGSLLSASGKSKEEAEEECSNLWINSSFHPVV